One part of the Rutidosis leptorrhynchoides isolate AG116_Rl617_1_P2 chromosome 1, CSIRO_AGI_Rlap_v1, whole genome shotgun sequence genome encodes these proteins:
- the LOC139886570 gene encoding protein trichome birefringence-like 38 — translation MKFSYQRRCLLVTATIFILQLFMVATCARTQVPLLSSHNISSSSLRGRELLGCDLYTGKWVVDNSYPLYAASSCPYIDPGYDCAKHGRPDTQYLKYAWQLNSCNLPRFNGLDLLSKWRGKKVMFVGDSLSENMWQSLACLLHAAAPKSKTSFQPNYPLTSLTFQDYGMTMYLYRTTYLVDIVNRVLKLDSIQAGNSWKGMDVLIFNSWHWWTHTGNQKPWDYVSYGSTVTKDMDRLDAYFKGMTTWAKWVDLNVDPSKTKVFFQGISPSHYGGSEWGSSKTCNGESQPIQGSTYPAGLPKAHGVLNRVLGGMSKPVYLLDITTLSQLRKDAHPESYGGGAIDCSHWCIPGLPDTWNQLLYASL, via the exons ATGAAGTTTAGTTACCAAAGAAGATGTCTTTTGGTGACTGCTACTATCTTCATTCTTCAACTATTTATGGTTGCAACTTGTGCTAGAACACAAGTACCTTTGTTATCATCTCATAATATTAGCAGTAGTTCATTGAGAGGGAGAGAGTTATTGGGGTGTGATTTGTATACAGGAAAATGGGTAGTTGATAATTCATACCCACTTTATGCAGCATCTAGCTGCCCCTATATTGATCCTGGCTATGACTGTGCTAAACATGGTCGCCCGGATACACAATATCTCAAGTATGCTTGGCAACTTAACTCATGTAACTTGCCCAG GTTCAATGGGCTGGATTTGTTGAGCAAATGGAGAGGAAAGAAGGTGATGTTTGTGGGTGATTCACTGAGTGAAAATATGTGGCAATCGTTGGCTTGTTTGCTTCATGCAGCTGCACCTAAATCAAAGACTAGTTTTCAGCCGAACTACCCTCTTACTTCCCTTACAtttcag GATTATGGAATGACGATGTATTTGTATCGCACGACATATTTGGTTGATATTGTAAATAGAGTACTGAAACTGGATTCCATTCAAGCTGGCAATTCATGGAAAGGGATGGATGTGTTGATATTCAATTCTTGGCACTGGTGGACACATACAGGAAATCAAAAGCC ATGGGATTATGTGTCATACGGATCAACTGTAACAAAAGATATGGATCGTTTGGATGCGTACTTTAAAGGCATGACAACTTGGGCAAAATGGGTCGACCTCAATGTCGATCCGTCTAAAACCAAAGTTTTCTTTCAAGGGATCTCTCCTTCACATTACGG GGGAAGTGAGTGGGGATCATCAAAGACTTGTAATGGAGAATCACAACCAATACAAGGGTCAACATATCCAGCAGGATTACCTAAAGCACATGGTGTTTTGAACAGAGTATTAGGGGGTATGAGCAAACCAGTTTACTTGCTAGATATCACAACATTATCACAATTGAGGAAAGATGCACATCCTGAATCTTATGGTGGTGGCGCAATAGACTGTAGTCATTGGTGTATTCCTGGGCTACCCGATACTTGGAACCAGCTTTTATATGCTAGCTTATAA